The proteins below are encoded in one region of Aphis gossypii isolate Hap1 unplaced genomic scaffold, ASM2018417v2 Contig00251, whole genome shotgun sequence:
- the LOC126553481 gene encoding uncharacterized protein LOC126553481 — protein MPPIRRSNLGRRTRNATNQANYRSNSQTREARASLNRAAFSYDVSIDYSNYQCVVIGSMNSVCSHCKALKYKNEANGLCCANGKVKLIPLDPPPEPLYSLVSGIGTDSIHFLTNIQQYNNCFQMTSFGATNVVRENFMPTFKIQGQIYHRAGSLLPVSDSDNKFLQIYFMGNSPQEIDLRCAHNNLVKRSIVEQLQTLFHQHNQLIILFKTALDLMPSDNHKIVIRADKTPAGQHTRRFNAPTIDEVAIVVVGENLESRDIVLRRRNDQLQRIKETHRSYDALQYPIIFWQGEDGYDFSIKMINPIAGSETNKKVSSMNYYSYRLMIRENEDNHILKCRRLYHKYVVDMYVKIETERLTFIRLNQTKLRSEEYIHLRDAINTDGNAQNVGRMTILPATYIGSPRHMHEYAQDAMSYVRHYGTADLFITFTCNPQWIEINQELFSGQSPIDRHDITARVFRQKLKSLMDFIVKHNVFGETRCWMYSVEWPNEVDAVISAEIPNVQVDPGLHEVVIKNMIHGPCGTLNQNSPCMMDGKCSKRYPRTLISETITGNDGYPLYRRRSTADNGKSTIVKLNQQDIEIDNRWIVPYSPILSKTFKAHINVESCHSVKSIKYICKYVAKGSDMAVIGIGAENSNDEVTQYQMGRYVSSNEAVWRIFSFPIHERHPSVVHLAVHLENGQRVYFTAQNAVQRAAQPPSTTLTSFFETCQNDDFAQTLLYSEMPKYYTWNQSSRRFIRRKQGKPVPGYTDVYSTDAIGRIYSVHPSNDECFYLRLLLVNVRGPTSFQQLRTVDGELCVSYREACQRLQLLENDAHWDQTLNDAVISSHAHQIRTLFSIIISTCFPSTQLICGSSTKIICVMIFYQIQNRMGNPNIQISEEIYNEALISIEDMCLIMSNKLLIQLGLTAPNRPMHDAFNQELHRERLYDLNDLKELIQTNLPLLNEQQKYVFETLMKVTNDETGGIYFLDAPGGTGKTFLISLILATIRSQNKIALALASSGIAATLLEGGRTAHSALKLPLNMHSNETPTCNVSKNSAMAKVLQQCKLIVWDECTMAHKKSLEALDRTLKDLRSNNNRFGGAMILLAGDFRQTLPVIPRSTPADELNACLKSSSLWKHVKVLHLSKNMRVELQNDQSGNIFSKQLIDIGNGKFPIDMLTGCINFPLSFCQLTRSKDELIQKVFPDVSQNYRNHDWLSERAILAAKNIDVNELNFKIQEQITGELMIYKSVDSATNQDDVVNYPPEFLNSLDLPGLPPHNLQLKVGSVVIMLRNINQPRLCNEATILKGKYKGEDVLIPRIPMIPTDVPFEFKRLQFPVRLAFAMTINKSQGQSLSVCGINLENPCFSHGQLYVACSRVGKPSDLFIYAPGNQTRNIVYHKVLQ, from the exons atgccTCCTATAAGACGAAGCAATTTAGGTAGAAGAACCAGAAATGCTACAAACCAAGCTAATTACCGATCTAATTCACAAACGCGTGAAGCGCGAGCAAGTTTGAATCGAGCTGCTTTTAGTTACGATGTGTCAATTGACTACAGTAACTACCAATGTGTTGTTATTGGTTCTATGAACTCGGTTTGCTCACACTGTAaggcattaaaatacaaaaacgaagCCAATGGATTGTGTTGCGCAAATGGTAAAGTGAAATTGATACCATTGGATCCACCACCAGAACCATTGTACTCATTGGTTTCAGGAATAGGAACAGATTCTATACACTTTTTGACAAATAtccaacaatataacaattgctTTCAAATGACTTCATTTGGGGCAACAAATGTAGTTCGGGAAAATTTTATGCCAACTTtcaag atacAAGGGCAAATATATCATAGAGCAGGTTCACTGTTACCAGTGTCAGATAGCGACAACAAATTcctgcaaatttattttatgggcaATTCACCACAAGAAATTGATCTGCGTTGTGCacataacaatttagtaaAGAGGTCTATTGTAGAACAATTACAAACTTTATTTCATCAGCACaatcaattgattatattgtttaaaactgcCCTGGATCTGATGCCATCCGATAAtcacaaaattgtaatcagAGCTGATAAAACACCTGCAGGTCAACATACAAGACGTTTTAATGCACCAACTATTGATGAAGTTGCTATCGTTGTAGTTGGAGAAAACTTGGAATCCCgtgatattgttttacgtCGTCGGAATGATCAATTACAACGTATAAAGGAAACACACCGCTCATATGATGCACTGCAATATCCCATTATATTTTGGCAAGGTGAAGATGGCTACGatttctcaataaaaatgataaatcccattgcag GTTCTGAAACCAACAAAAAAGTCAGTTCAATGAACTATTATTCATACCGCCTAATGATTCGGGAAAATGAAGATAATCACATATTGAAATGTCGGCGATTATATCACAAATATGTTGTTGacatgtatgttaaaattgaaacggAAAGATTAACATTCATCAGGTTGAATCAAACCAAACTCCGATCTGAAGAGTATATTCACCTTCGAGATGCGATTAATACTGATGGAAATGCACAGAATGTCGGTCGGATGACTATTCTTCCAGCAACATACATCGGAAGCCCTCGGCATATGCACGAATATGCTCAAGATGCCATGTCGTATGTTCGTCATTATGGTACAGCAGATTTGTTCATCACATTTACATGCAATCCGCAATGGATAGAAATCAATCAGGAGTTATTCTCTGGGCAATCACCCATTGATCGTCATGATATTACAGCCAGAGTCTTTAGACAAAAGTTGAAATCTTTAATGGATTTCATCGTAAAACATAATGTGTTTGGTGAGACACGCTGCTGGATGTATTCTGTGGAGTG GCCAAATGAAGTTGATGCAGTGATATCAGCTGAAATCCCTAATGTACAAGTAGATCCTGGATTGCATGAGGTAGTTATCAAAAACATGATACATGGTCCCTGTGGAActcttaatcaaaattcacCGTGTATGATGGATGGTAAATGTTCAAAACGATATCCACGGACATTAATATCGGAAACAATTACTGGTAATGACGGTTATCCATTGTATCGTCGCAGATCGACAGCAGACAATGGAAAATCAACAAttgtcaaattaaatcaacaagaTATTGAAATAGATAATCGTTGGATTGTTCCATATTCACCCATTTTATCAAAGACATTCAAAGCACACATCAACGTTGAATCTTGCCATTCAgtgaaatctattaaatacatttgcaaaTATGTAGCCAAAGGGAGTGATATGGCTGTGATTGGAATTGGTGCAGAGAATTCCAATGATGAAGTTACCCAATACCAAATGGGCCGCTATGTCAGTAGTAATGAAGCAGTTTGgcgaatattttcttttcctaTTCATGAGAGACACCCTTCTGTTGTTCACTTAGCTGTGCATTTAGAAAATGGACAAAGAGTGTATTTTACAGCACAGAACGCAGTACAAAGAGCTGCTCAGCCACCATCTACTACATTAACCAGTTTTTTTGAGACATGCCAAAACGATGATTTCGCACAAACATTGCTATATTCTGAaatgccaaaatattatacctggaATCAATCCTCAAGGAGATTTATACGACGGAAACAAGGAAAACCAGTTCCAGGATATACAGATGTATATTCCACCGATGCGATTGGCCGGATTTATTCAGTACATCCAAGCAATgatgaatgtttttacttaCGACTGCTATTAGTCAATGTACGTGGCCCAACATCATTCCAACAGTTACGAACTGTTGATGGTGAATTGTGTGTATCCTACAGAGAAGCCTGTCAACGTTTGCAATTGCTTGAAAATGACGCTCATTGGGATCAAACTCTCAATGATGCTGTAATATCATCACACGCTCATCAAATACGAacattgttttctataatcaTATCTACATGCTTCCCATCAACCCAATTGATTTGTGGATCAAGTACAAAGATTATATGTgtgatgatattttatcaaatacagaATAGAATGGGAAATCCAAATATACAAATCAGTGAAGAAATTTACAATGAAGCATTGATTTCAATTGAGGACATGTGCTTGATAATGTCAAACAaactattaattcaattaggcCTGACCGCGCCCAATCGTCCAATGCATGACGCTTTTAACCAAGAGTTGCATCGAGAAAGACTGTATGATCTCAACGATTTGAAAgaattaattcaaacaaatcTTCCACTGTTAAATGAACAACAGAAGTATGTATTTGAAACTCTTATGAAAGTAACAAATGATGAAACTGGAGGGATTTACTTCTTAGATGCACCTGGTGGTACaggaaaaacttttttgatttcattaatattagcaACAATTCgctcacaaaataaaattgcacttGCACTCGCTTCGTCGGGAATCGCAGCAACTTTGCTTGAAGGTGGTCGAACAGCCCATTCAGCACTAAAATTGCCATTAAATATGCATAGCAATGAAACTCCAACCTGCAACGTTTCGAAGAACTCTGCAATGGCAAAGGTTTTGCAGCAATGTAAATTGATTGTTTGGGATGAATGCACGATGGCACATAAAAAATCTTTGGAGGCTTTGGACAGAACCTTAAAAGATCTACGGAGCAATAATAACCGATTTGGTGGtgcaatgattttattagcaGGAGATTTTCGTCAAACATTGCCGGTGATTCCACGATCAACGCCAGCTGATGAACTCAATGCATGTCTAAAGTCCTCCAGTTTGTGGAAACATGTCAAAGTACTTCATTTAAGCAAGAATATGCGTGTCGAGTTGCAAAATGACCAATCTGGAAACATATTCTCTAAACAACTCATTGACATTGGTAATGGCAAATTTCCTATAGACATGTTGACTGGCTGCATTAACTTTCCTCTAAGTTTTTGTCAGTTAACTCGATCAAAAGATGAACTTATTCAGAAGGTGTTTCCAGATGTTTCTCAAAATTACAGAAACCATGATTGGTTGAGCGAACGAGCTATACTGGCTGCAAAAAACATAgatgtaaatgaattaaatttcaaaattcaagaaCAAATTACAGGCGAATTGATGATATATAAATCAGTTGATTCGGCTACTAATCAAGATGATGTAGTCAACTATCCACCGGAATTTTTAAACTCGCTGGATTTGCCAGGATTGCCACCTCACAATCTTCAATTAAAGGTTGGATCGGTGGTTATAATGTTGCGAAATATCAACCAACCGCGTCTTTGCAACG AAGCAACTATACTCAAAGGAAAGTATAAAGGAGAAGATGTTCTCATACCGCGCATCCCAATGATTCCGACTGATGTGCCATTTGAGTTTAAACGACTACAGTTTCCAGTGCGTCTTGCTTTTGCTATGACTATAAACAAGTCACAGGGGCAATCATTAAGTGTTTGTGGTATTAATCTAGAAAACCCATGTTTCTCACATGGTCAATTGTATGTTGCCTGTTCCCGTGTTGGAAAACCATCAGATTTGTTTATCTATGCGCCAGGTAATCAAACAAGAAACATCGTATACCACAAAGtactacaatga
- the LOC126553468 gene encoding uncharacterized protein LOC126553468 isoform X1: MATRKIKVSWVIVVFVDSKDYSVVPTKWLVQNDTNNLENSNVRLCKWPLGRVTSTDIHDALDPDPTWFEYGIKIVGGNKTYDNFKKAWHVRVEKESENEEVHLMTKCKRASTIFDVSSSSSDEDHSGYCIIPESTSAFKLPNNEEPVHYTELQPVNSPPLLKPCTMQPNETFPSLLSHQMSKQSSSVGQLPCVQSSSVYQPPQDEQYTSAQNTQQLYTTPNTNTYGFYEDKLDTLNNNILQGQTATNLMLNRIFAKIEVIEANLKNTSQSIVPTVYIDPIFLSYFPLKNADELLSIENLIKNETEFVLKLESFIKSIGGNCAANHIKRVMSKLFTDEYCIYISWTGRGWAKNMTKLKETELIKIVKKVIQQCSSTLFNDSQFEKEITERLRTANTRFKNQMPEIRINIF; the protein is encoded by the exons ATGGCAACTAGAAAG ATTAAAGTTAGTTGGGTTATTGTGGTATTTGTGGATTCGAAGGATTACAGTGTAGTACCAACAAAGTGGCTAGTTCAAAATGACACAAATAATCTAGAAAATAGTAATGTAAGGTTATGTAAATGGCCACTTGGTCGAGTAACCAGTACTGACATTCATGACGCCCTAGATCCAGATCCAACTTGGTTTGAGTatggtattaaaatagttggtggcaataaaacatatg ataattttaaaaaagcttGGCATGTAAGAGTTGAAAAAGAATCGGAAAATGAGGAGGTTCATTTGATGACCAAATGTAAACGTGCATCAACGATATTTGATGTATCAAGCAGTAGCAGTGATGAAG ATCATTCTGGGTACTGTATAATACCTGAATCTACTTCTGCATTTAAGTTGCCCAATAATGAAGAGCCTGTACACTATACAGAACTACAACCAGTGAATAGTCCACCCTTACTGAAACCATGCACAATGCAACCAAATGAAACATTCCCATCATTATTATCACATCAAATGAGTAAGCAATCATCTTCAGTGGGTCAACTACCATGCGTTCAATCAAGTTCAGTTTACCAACCACCTCAAGATGaacaa tatacaagtGCACAGAATACACAGCAATTATATACCACTCCAAACACCAATACTTACG GGTTTTATGAAGATAAATTAgatacattaaacaataatatcttaCAAGGTCAAACTGCTACAAATTTGATGTTGAATCGCATATTTGCAAAAATTGAAGTAATAGAagccaatttaaaaaatacttctcAAAGCATTGTTCCAACTGTGTACATTGATCcaatttttttgagttacttTCCTCTTAAAAATGCAGATGAGTTATTATCAAttgaaaatcttataaaaaatgaaactgaGTTTGTTCTCAAACtg gAATCGTTTATAAAAAGCATAGGTGGTAATTGTGCtgcaaatcatattaaaagaGTCATGAGCAAATTGTTCACTGATgaatactgtatatatatttcatggaCTGGACGTGGGTGGGCGAAGAATATgactaaattaaaagaaactgAACTTATCAAAATAGTGAAaa agGTTATCCAACAATGTTCTTCGACGCTATTTAATGACTCACAgtttgaaaaagaaataactGAAAGACTTAGAACTGCAAACACCAGATTTAAAA ACCAAATGCCAGAAATTAGGATCAATATCTTCTAG
- the LOC126553469 gene encoding uncharacterized protein LOC126553469, with amino-acid sequence MRVARRSSLPSLPHSLADLASIFDDGRLNRYSCCGEIMFKSCLHDVDGRASMVFSCTSLLQLVLANNIEEVHVDATFKVVPFNMGSQLLTVHCMIDNYSIPIVYCLMECKTRNSYNCLFNFLKTNLLVNLNPSVIITDYETALRDTLSFIFPTARITGCWFHHNQAVWRNMKKRGFLRLVNTNEFASKALRMLFALPLLPPGDIQRAFDTVRMFAENHEIPMASLFDYYENYWLRQVGSNVVSVNGLPRRTNNHLESFHNTLRNKFAVAHPNLWIFLDHLSHLSMSFHTIMNQLNNNLRPTRNHRINYRNLNSIQHACQQYALGLISLWQFLERMSHATTAYEQQQRNWALHVDNELPLLPIVQPAAPVVADLVPVAVDLAPVAADLVPVAADLAPVAADLVPIPADLVPVAADLVPVAANLVPVPADLVPVAADLVPVAANLVPVAPAEAIVLAPLLHQRLHVELPDNERQIVRGHPYHLQENGRHRHRSPRVERRGRRQNDIIQAFYAELENDVELQQENEILEICIICYNGISTTTIVPCQHHFCRVCIERWMREGRRCCPLCRTDIIMLQYLSQE; translated from the exons ATGCGAGTAGCCAGAAGATCTTCTCTGCCATCTCTACCCCATTCTCTGGCTGATTTGGCAAGTATTTTTGATGATGGACGTTTAAATCGGTACTCTTGCTGTGGCGAGATCATGTTTAAAAGTTGTTTACATGATGTTGATGGCCGAGCAAGCATGGTTTTTTCATGCACGTCATTATTGCAATTAGTTTTGGctaataatattgaagaaGTCCATGTAGATGCCACTTTTAAGGTTGTTCCGTTTAATATGGGAAGTCAGTTGTTAACTGTTCATTGTATGATTGACAATtac tctatacctatagtatactGCCTTATGGAATGTAAAACAAGAAACAGCTACAACTGCcttttcaactttttaaagACTAATCTGTTGGTCAACCTTAATCCATCTGTCATAATAACGGATTATGAAACAGCTCTAAGAGATACCCTCTCATTTATATTTCCAACTGCACGAATCACAGGTTGTTGGTTTCACCACAACCAA gCAGTTTGgcgaaatatgaaaaaaagagGGTTTTTAAGATTGGTTAATACAAATGAATTTGCTTCAAAAGCCCTACGGATGTTATTTGCATTACCATTGCTACCGCCTGGTGATATTCAACGAGCATTTGACACAGTAAGAATGTTTGCTGAGAATCATGAAATACCGATGGCAAGCTTATTTGATTACTATGAAAA ctATTGGCTCAGACAAGTGGGATCGAACGTTGTTTCAGTCAATGGATTACCTAGACGAACAAACAATCACCTTGAAAGTTTTCACAATACTCTGCGGAACAAATTCGCTGTAGCACACCCTAATTTATGGATATTTTTAG ATCACCTCTCTCACCTAAGTATGAGCTTCCACACAATTATGAatcaacttaataataatttacggcCAACAAGAAACCatagaattaattatagaaatttaaattctattcaACATGCTTGCCAACAATATGCTCTTGGGCTGATATCTTTATGGCAGTTTCTTGAAAGAATGTCACATGCTACAACAGCATATGAACAGCAGCAACGAAATTGGGCGCTACATGTTGATAATGAACTGCCATTACTGCCAATAGTTCAACCAGCAGCACCAGTAGTCGCTGATCTAGTACCAGTAGCTGTTGATTTAGCACCAGTAGCCGCTGATCTAGTACCAGTAGCTGCTGATTTAGCACCAGTGGCCGCTGATCTAGTACCAATACCTGCTGATCTAGTACCAGTAGCCGCTGATCTAGTACCAGTAGCCGCCAATCTAGTACCAGTACCTGCTGATCTAGTACCAGTAGCCGCTGATCTAGTACCAGTAGCCGCCAATCTAGTACCAGTTGCCCCAGCAGAAGCAATTGTGTTAGCACCACTATTACATCAGAGGCTTCATGTTGAACTGCCTGACAATGAAAGGCAAATCGTTCGTGGTCATCCTTACCACCTACAAG AGAATGGGAGGCATAGACACCGGAGTCCAAGAGTAGAAAGACGTGGTAGAAGACAAAATGATATAATCCAAGCTTTTTATGCAGAACTCGAAAATGATGTAGAGCTACAACAAGAAAATGaaa TTCTTGAAATATGCATAATTTGCTATAATGGCATTTCCACTACTACAATAGTGCCCTGCCAACACCATTTCTGTAGGGTATGCATTGAAAGGTGGATGCGAGAAGGTAGAAGATGTTGTCCGCTATGTAGAACTGACATCATTATGCtacaata tttatctcAAGAATAA
- the LOC126553468 gene encoding uncharacterized protein LOC126553468 isoform X2 has translation MATRKIKVSWVIVVFVDSKDYSVVPTKWLVQNDTNNLENSNVRLCKWPLGRVTSTDIHDALDPDPTWFEYGIKIVGGNKTYDNFKKAWHVRVEKESENEEVHLMTKCKRASTIFDVSSSSSDEDHSGYCIIPESTSAFKLPNNEEPVHYTELQPVNSPPLLKPCTMQPNETFPSLLSHQMSKQSSSVGQLPCVQSSSVYQPPQDEQESFIKSIGGNCAANHIKRVMSKLFTDEYCIYISWTGRGWAKNMTKLKETELIKIVKKVIQQCSSTLFNDSQFEKEITERLRTANTRFKNQMPEIRINIF, from the exons ATGGCAACTAGAAAG ATTAAAGTTAGTTGGGTTATTGTGGTATTTGTGGATTCGAAGGATTACAGTGTAGTACCAACAAAGTGGCTAGTTCAAAATGACACAAATAATCTAGAAAATAGTAATGTAAGGTTATGTAAATGGCCACTTGGTCGAGTAACCAGTACTGACATTCATGACGCCCTAGATCCAGATCCAACTTGGTTTGAGTatggtattaaaatagttggtggcaataaaacatatg ataattttaaaaaagcttGGCATGTAAGAGTTGAAAAAGAATCGGAAAATGAGGAGGTTCATTTGATGACCAAATGTAAACGTGCATCAACGATATTTGATGTATCAAGCAGTAGCAGTGATGAAG ATCATTCTGGGTACTGTATAATACCTGAATCTACTTCTGCATTTAAGTTGCCCAATAATGAAGAGCCTGTACACTATACAGAACTACAACCAGTGAATAGTCCACCCTTACTGAAACCATGCACAATGCAACCAAATGAAACATTCCCATCATTATTATCACATCAAATGAGTAAGCAATCATCTTCAGTGGGTCAACTACCATGCGTTCAATCAAGTTCAGTTTACCAACCACCTCAAGATGaacaa gAATCGTTTATAAAAAGCATAGGTGGTAATTGTGCtgcaaatcatattaaaagaGTCATGAGCAAATTGTTCACTGATgaatactgtatatatatttcatggaCTGGACGTGGGTGGGCGAAGAATATgactaaattaaaagaaactgAACTTATCAAAATAGTGAAaa agGTTATCCAACAATGTTCTTCGACGCTATTTAATGACTCACAgtttgaaaaagaaataactGAAAGACTTAGAACTGCAAACACCAGATTTAAAA ACCAAATGCCAGAAATTAGGATCAATATCTTCTAG
- the LOC126553482 gene encoding KRAB-A domain-containing protein 2-like, translated as MELANMREKFNKSIDLLLLKKHDNKSFLSVEEYNKRQQEVKHSKTSLNTPGLKKIPKDYKNVRKYDVITISGKEYLIKSVKDTASKVINYVTNEDLFDILNTCHTSIGHGGRDRMVYELKQKYCNITKEAIMTYLKLCIHCEKKSSNPKRGLVSKPILHKAFNSRAMIS; from the coding sequence atggaGTTAGCCAATATGcgtgaaaaatttaataaatcaattgatttattattgcttaaaaaGCATGAcaacaaatcatttttaagtgtCGAGGAATATAACAAACGGCAGCAAGAAGTAAAACATTCCAAAACTTCATTGAATACACCAGGTTTAAAGAAAATTCCTAAGGATTATAAGAATGTTCGTAAGTAcgatgtaataacaataagtgGAAAAGAGTATCTTATTAAAAGTGTAAAAGATACTGCATCTAAGGTAATTAACTATGTAACTAACGaggatttatttgatattctaAATACATGTCATACTTCTATTGGTCATGGTGGTCGAGATAGGATGGTATATgaacttaaacaaaaatattgtaatattacaaaagAAGCCATTATGACGTATTTGAAACTTTGTATCCACTGCGAGAAAAAATCGTCTAATCCAAAAAGAGGACTAGTTTCCAAACCTATATTACATAAAGCATTTAATTCACGTGCGATGATCTCATAG
- the LOC126553461 gene encoding uncharacterized protein LOC126553461, translated as MKETLKNSRKRDANGQLVKTKYMRCQTRGCQKWQSIRSQNPFFTYMDKNGKNKSGLSLCEIIELVWCWVNKFKVAQTEKITGRGHHTVSDWFNLCRDVVAEQFNKRGKMGGKGLIVQIDESIFQGKRKYNRGRLRLGDCKPVDNEDTDGNTTDSSEDNSNKENQNDKNKNYGSRVQGPWVFGMCCLREDGILEHRFFIVNKRDRDTLLPIIIQEIEPGSTVHSDEWRAYSTLKNYGFLHQTVNHSKNFINPHTGAQTQTIECLWRHLKVNYNIRSRGATKLLDRQLQEEWWRSVNPTNTFESFLRDIKNTFL; from the coding sequence ATGaaagaaacattaaaaaatagtcgAAAACGAGATGCAAACGGCCAATTAGTTAAAACCAAATACATGCGATGCCAAACAAGAGGATGTCAAAAATGGCAATCTATACGTTCtcaaaatccattttttacCTACATggataaaaatggaaaaaataaaagtggtTTGAGTTTGTGTGAAATCATTGAACTTGTTTGGTGCtgggtaaataaatttaaagtcgCACAAACCGAAAAAATAACTGGCAGAGGTCATCATACAGTCTCGGATTGGTTCAATTTATGTCGAGACGTGGTGGCAGAACAGTTTAATAAACGTGGAAAAATGGGTGGAAAAGGATTAATAGTACAAATAGACGAATCTATTTTTCAAGGGAAACGTAAGTACAACAGAGGAAGACTTCGCCTTGGAGATTGTAAACCTGTTGATAATGAAGATACTGATGGTAATACTACTGATTCTTCCGAGGATAATTCTAACAAAGAAAAtcaaaacgataaaaataaaaattatggtaGCCGAGTTCAAGGACCTTGGGTGTTTGGCATGTGCTGTTTACGTGAAGATGGAATTTTGGAACACcgtttttttattgtcaataaGAGGGATCGAGACACattattaccaataataattcaagaaATAGAACCAGGATCAACAGTTCATTCAGATGAGTGGAGAGCCTATAgcactttaaaaaattatggttttcTTCACCAAACTGTTAATCATAGTAAGAACTTTATAAATCCGCATACAGGTGCTCAAACTCAAACAATTGAGTGTTTATGGAGACACCTAAAGGTCAACTACAATATAAGATCACGTGGTGCAACAAAACTACTCGACAGGCAATTACAAGAAGAATGGTGGCGTTCAGTCAATCCAACCAATACTTTCGAAAGTTTTTTGAGagacataaaaaatacatttttataa